A genomic segment from Diospyros lotus cultivar Yz01 chromosome 5, ASM1463336v1, whole genome shotgun sequence encodes:
- the LOC127801983 gene encoding SKP1-like protein 1B — protein sequence MVALRSSDGEIFEVEDSVAVLLETIKPRIEVNPAETIPLPNVTSKILAMVIEYCKRHVDAGAAEEELKSFDAEFVKVDYTTLFDLILAANYLNIKSLLDSTCQKVAEMIKGKTPEEIRKYFNLEDCTPEDEEVVRRENAWAFE from the exons ATGGTCGCGTTGAGGAGCTCGGACGGCGAGATCTTCGAGGTGGAGGATTCGGTCGCGGTGCTGTTAGAAACCATCAAGCCCAGGATCGAAGTTAACCCTGCCGAAACCATTCCTTTACCGAACGTTACAAGTAAGATCCTTGCAATGGTTATCGAGTACTGCAAGAGGCACGTTGACGCGGGGGCCGCGGAGGAAGAACTCAAGAGTTTTGATGCCGAGTTCGTCAAAGTGGACTACACCACGCTGTTCGATCTTATCCTG GCAGCCAATTATCTTAACATTAAGAGCCTGCTGGATTCAACATGTCAGAAGGTGGCTGAGATGATCAAGGGGAAGACTCCGGAGGAGATTCGAAAATACTTCAACCTTGAGGACTGCACTCCGGAGGACGAAGAAGTGGTCCGCAGGGAGAATGCGTGGGCATTTGAGTAG
- the LOC127801984 gene encoding SKP1-like protein 1B, with protein sequence MVALRSSDGEIFEVEDSVAVLLETIKPRIEVNPAETIPLPNVTSKILAMVIEYCKRHVDAGATEEELKSFDAEFVKVDQATLFDLVLAANYFNIQSLLDSTCQTVAEMIKGKTPEEIRKNFNLKDWTPEEEEEVRRENAWAFE encoded by the exons ATGGTCGCGTTGAGGAGCTCGGACGGCGAGATCTTCGAGGTGGAGGATTCGGTCGCGGTGCTGTTAGAAACCATCAAGCCCAGGATCGAAGTTAACCCTGCCGAAACCATTCCTTTACCGAACGTTACGAGTAAGATCCTTGCAATGGTTATCGAGTACTGCAAGAGGCACGTTGACGCGGGGGCTACGGAGGAAGAACTCAAGAGTTTTGATGCCGAGTTCGTCAAAGTGGACCAGGCCACGCTGTTCGATCTTGTCCTG GCGGCCAATTATTTTAACATTCAGAGCCTGCTGGATTCAACATGTCAGACGGTGGCTGAGATGATCAAGGGGAAGACTCCGGAGGAGATTCGAAAGAACTTCAACCTCAAGGACTGGACtccggaggaagaagaagaggtccGCAGGGAGAATGCGTGGGCATTTGAGTAG
- the LOC127802225 gene encoding SKP1-like protein 1A, translating to MALRVVQSGAISTSKMVALKSSENVIFKVDELVAVQSQTIKHMIEDNSVDTVIPLPQVMGQILAKVIEYCKRHVDAPKFEDKAAEEELKSFDAEFVKVDAHTLFHLILATNYLNIKSLRDLTCQTVADMIKRKTPDKIQKILNIRTDIPPEEEEKVRRENAWAYEEVGVLSSIAFNIKNARAFEEVGVLSWIALKIKNAWAVEELHRGTIFCVLFLSFVIGSRLIHPTTFG from the exons GTTCAATCGGGAGCCATTTCGACATCGAAGATGGTTGCGTTGAAGAGCTCCGAGAACGTGATCTTCAAGGTGGACGAGTTGGTCGCGGTGCAGTCACAAACCATCAAGCACATGATCGAAGATAACAGTGTCGACACTGTCATTCCTTTACCGCAGGTTATGGGTCAGATCCTTGCAAAGGTTATCGAGTACTGCAAGAGGCACGTTGACGCGCCCAAGTTTGAAGACAAGGCCGCGGAGGAAGAACTCAAGAGTTTTGATGCCGAGTTCGTCAAAGTGGACGCGCACACGCTGTTCCATCTTATCCTG GCAACCAATTATCTGAACATAAAAAGCTTGCGGGATTTAACATGTCAGACGGTGGCTGACATGATCAAGCGGAAGACCCCGGACAAGATTCAAAAGATTCTCAACATCCGGACGGACATCCCtccggaggaagaagaaaaggtcCGCAGGGAGAATGCGTGGGCATATGAAGAGGTCGGGGTCCTATCTTCGATTGCCTTCAATATCAAGAATGCGCGGGCATTTGAAGAGGTCGGGGTCCTATCTTGGATTGCCTTGAAGATCAAGAATGCGTGGGCAGTTGAAGAGCTCCACCGTGGCACTATATTTTGTGTCTTATTTCTCTCCTTTGTGATAGGTAGCCGTCTAATTCATCCTACTACTTTTGGATGA